The Henckelia pumila isolate YLH828 chromosome 2, ASM3356847v2, whole genome shotgun sequence genome includes a window with the following:
- the LOC140884971 gene encoding glucan endo-1,3-beta-glucosidase 4-like: MWALPSKTLFALIFLLSISRNSDGQFADYCVADEQTPEDELLRAMDWACGNGADCSVLNLNQRCYLPNTVMAHASYAFNSYYQNMKHKGGSCYFRGAAVLIGIDPSHDSCKFENLP; the protein is encoded by the exons ATGTGGGCTCTGCCAAGCAAAACTCTGTTCGCTCTAATCTTCTTGTTATCCATTTCACGAAACTCGG ATGGACAGTTTGCGGACTACTGTGTGGCGGACGAGCAGACTCCGGAAGACGAGCTGCTGAGGGCTATGGATTGGGCATGTGGGAATGGTGCAGATTGCAGTGTGCTTAATTTGAACCAAAGATGTTATCTTCCCAACACAGTAATGGCTCATGCCTCGTATGCATTCAATAGCTACTATCAAAACATGAAGCACAAAGGAGGGAGTTGCTATTTCAGAGGTGCTGCGGTTCTTATTGGCATTGATCCAA GTCATGACTCGTGCAAGTTTGAAAATTTGCCTTGA